In Ignavibacteriales bacterium, the following are encoded in one genomic region:
- a CDS encoding glycoside hydrolase family 3 protein yields MVHGIYVNAVIMALMVFFSCKGGSGGDGSSTGTNFTLKDYYSSNADLDSKVDLIYNGLSDGQRVAQMIISSAGSNGKSDNEVQGLINDGIIGGVIYLGGSKDEFTTMSSQLQKSAIDNAGYPLLISTDGEPSLINKKISGIQEFPKTSEITTTEDASKTGAEIADILKSMGINYNYAPVCDYGFNKEIISTRSFGGDESGVGKLAGAFITATQDNGVIATAKHFPGHGNVSGDSHNKVVYINGELKELYIFKQAIDAGVISVMAGHIAIKGNPQYNTDGLPSTLSKDIITGLLRNELGFKGLIVTDGMNMGAVMKLGNASLKAFKAGCDLIIMEPDERSLHASIMKEISSNEEMRSQMEESVKRIIRAKVCLGLW; encoded by the coding sequence ATGGTACATGGTATTTATGTAAACGCTGTAATAATGGCGCTGATGGTTTTCTTTTCCTGTAAGGGAGGTTCCGGCGGTGACGGCAGCAGTACGGGCACCAATTTCACACTAAAAGATTACTACTCTTCCAATGCCGACCTCGACAGTAAGGTTGATTTAATATATAATGGGCTTTCGGACGGACAACGAGTTGCGCAGATGATAATTTCATCCGCCGGCTCTAACGGCAAATCGGATAACGAGGTGCAGGGACTTATTAATGACGGTATCATCGGCGGAGTAATCTACCTTGGCGGGTCGAAGGACGAATTTACCACGATGTCGTCACAGCTACAGAAATCCGCAATTGATAATGCAGGTTACCCGTTACTTATATCCACAGATGGAGAGCCGAGCCTTATTAATAAAAAAATTTCCGGAATACAGGAGTTTCCCAAAACGAGCGAAATAACTACCACAGAAGATGCTAGTAAGACCGGCGCGGAGATAGCCGACATCTTAAAGAGCATGGGCATCAATTATAATTATGCTCCGGTGTGTGATTACGGTTTTAATAAAGAGATTATCAGTACGCGGTCATTCGGAGGTGATGAGAGCGGTGTAGGGAAGCTCGCGGGGGCCTTTATCACTGCCACGCAGGACAACGGCGTTATAGCAACTGCGAAACATTTTCCCGGTCACGGTAATGTAAGCGGTGACAGTCACAATAAAGTCGTTTATATTAACGGCGAACTGAAAGAGTTATACATATTCAAACAAGCCATAGATGCCGGTGTGATTTCCGTAATGGCAGGTCACATCGCGATAAAAGGAAACCCGCAGTATAATACGGACGGACTTCCGTCTACTCTATCGAAAGATATTATTACCGGACTGCTTAGGAATGAGCTCGGTTTTAAAGGATTAATTGTAACCGACGGTATGAACATGGGTGCTGTGATGAAGCTGGGCAATGCCTCGCTGAAGGCATTCAAAGCCGGATGCGATCTTATAATAATGGAGCCCGATGAGCGGTCGCTTCATGCTTCTATAATGAAAGAAATATCTTCCAATGAAGAGATGCGCAGTCAGATGGAAGAATCCGTAAAAAGAATAATCCGAGCCAAGGTCTGCCTGGGGCTGTGGTAA
- a CDS encoding bifunctional transcriptional activator/DNA repair protein Ada, giving the protein MNTAEKLTKQLPSETEMLRAFNNSDRSYDGIFFTAVKTTSIFCRPSCRVKKPLKKNIEFYATAKEALFAGYRPCKRCKPMEIGNDTPDWVKKLMEIVDKNPEKKIRDYEMRQMGFEPSRARRFFKQKYGMTFHAYCRSRRLGKAFSLIRNGVEIADAVFDNGYDSHSGFRDAFSKTLGFAPGKSYSKDCMVTSLYESPLGHIILAANDKGLCLAEFSDRRMLEYQLKVLNKYFKSPLVPGRNKFIEQAESELEEYFKGNLKNFKVPIEYPGTEFQQKVWEGLRNIPYGTTVSYVELAKKVGTPKGSRPVGTANGMNRLAIIIPCHRVIKNDGSLGGYGGGLWRKKRLLELEGVTGIA; this is encoded by the coding sequence ATGAATACAGCTGAAAAACTAACAAAACAACTGCCCTCCGAGACTGAAATGCTCAGGGCTTTTAATAATAGTGACAGGTCATACGATGGTATTTTCTTTACTGCTGTAAAGACTACCAGTATCTTCTGCCGCCCGTCATGCCGTGTTAAAAAACCCCTTAAAAAGAACATAGAGTTTTACGCTACCGCGAAGGAAGCCCTTTTTGCCGGCTATAGACCGTGCAAAAGATGTAAACCGATGGAGATCGGTAATGACACTCCGGACTGGGTTAAAAAACTAATGGAAATAGTTGATAAGAACCCCGAGAAAAAGATCCGCGATTATGAAATGCGTCAAATGGGATTCGAACCGTCCAGGGCGCGCAGATTTTTTAAACAGAAATATGGAATGACGTTCCACGCTTATTGCAGAAGCAGAAGACTTGGCAAAGCATTTTCACTGATTAGGAATGGTGTGGAAATAGCCGATGCTGTTTTTGATAACGGTTACGATTCACATAGCGGGTTCAGGGATGCTTTTTCCAAGACGCTCGGCTTTGCACCCGGTAAATCATATTCAAAAGACTGCATGGTAACATCATTATATGAAAGCCCGCTCGGACACATCATTCTTGCCGCGAATGACAAAGGCTTATGCCTTGCTGAATTCAGCGACAGGCGTATGCTCGAATACCAGCTAAAAGTGCTGAATAAATATTTCAAAAGCCCGCTCGTGCCCGGACGTAATAAGTTCATCGAACAAGCCGAATCAGAACTCGAAGAATATTTCAAAGGCAATTTAAAAAACTTCAAGGTACCTATAGAATATCCCGGAACGGAGTTCCAGCAAAAAGTCTGGGAAGGTCTTCGAAATATTCCTTACGGCACTACTGTCTCATATGTCGAACTTGCGAAAAAAGTCGGTACACCAAAAGGTTCACGCCCTGTCGGAACTGCAAACGGTATGAACCGGCTCGCAATAATTATCCCATGTCACAGGGTTATTAAAAATGACGGTTCGCTTGGAGGTTATGGCGGGGGCTTATGGAGAAAGAAAAGACTGCTTGAACTGGAAGGCGTGACGGGTATCGCTTAA